GAAACGCGTCGGCCTCGGCCATCGCATCGGCCACTATCCGGCGCAACTCTCGGGCGGCGAGCAGCAGCGCGTGGCCGTGGCCCGGGCCTTCGTCGGCCGGCCGAAACTCATGCTGGCCGACGAGCCGACCGGCAATCTCGACGGCGCCACCGGCAAGCAGGTGATGGATCTGCTGTTCGAGGTGGCGCGAACCGACAACACGACCCTGATCCTGATCACCCACGACATGGGCCTGGCCGAGCGCTGCGACCGCGTGCTGCGCATCGCCGACGGCCTTCTGGTCGCCGACGACCGCCCGCGCGCGCTCGCCGCCCAGTGACAGCCGGATCATGAGCCTCGCCTTCCGCCTCGCCCGCCGCGAGATGCGCAGCGGCCTCGGTGGCTTCCGGCTGTTCATCGCCTGCCTGGCGCTGGGTGTCGGCGCCATCGCCGCGATCCTGTCCTTCAGCCGCGCCGTAGAAGAGGGTCTGCGCGCCGACGCCCGCGAGATCCTGGGCGGCGATGTCGCGATCTCGCTGCTCTATCGCGAGGCCACGCCGGAGCAGATGGCGTTCATGCGGGAGCAGGGCCAGATGGTGCGCTGGCTCGACAGCCGCGCGATGGCACGTCCGACCAAGTCCGACGGCCGGCCGACGCTGGTGCAGCTCAAGGCGGTCGAGCCGGCCTATCCGCTCTACGGCAAGATCGAACTGGCCGATGGCGGCACGCTGGCGAACGCGATGGGCAAGCGCGACGGAATCTGGGGCGCCGCCGTCGAGGAATCGGCGCTGCGCCGCATGAACATGGCGCCCGGCGACATGCTGCGGATCGGCGACGTGGCCGTCGAGGTTCGCGGCATCATCGCCCGCGAGCCCGACCGCGGCCTCAATGCCTTCGCGAGCCTCGGCCCGCGCCTGATGATCCCGCTGGACGCCGCCGTCGAATCGGGATTGGTGCAGCCCGGAAGCCTGCTCACCTGGGAATATCGCTTGCGCCTGCCTCCCGGCCGGTCGGATCGCGCGGTCATCGAGGCCCTGAAGGCGCGCTTTCCCGATGCCGGCTGGCGGGTGAGGGGCCTCGCCGATGCCGGCGGGGGCATCCGCTTCTGGCTCGATCGCCTGACGCAGTTCATCGGCCTGATCGGCCTCGCCTCGCTGCTGGTCGGCGGCGTGGGCGTGGGCAATGCCGTTTCGAGCTTCCTCGCGGCCCGCCTGCGGACCATCGCCACCCTGAAATGCATGGGCGCGCCGGAGCGGCTGGTCTTCGCCACCTATTTCATACAGCTCGCCGCCCTGACGGCGCTGGGCGTCGGGATCGGGCTGGTGATCGGCGCGGCGCTGCCGTTCGTCGCCCAATCGATGATCGCCGACGTCCTGCCGGTGCGCGCGCGCGTCGCCCTCTACGCCGGGCCGCTGGCGACCGCTGCCGGATTCGGCCTGCTCGTCTCGCTGCTGTTCGCGCTGGTGCCGTTGATGCAGGCGCGCAGCGTGTCGGCCGCGACGCTGATGCGCGGCGCCGTGGTGCAGCAGGGCGGCCGGCTGGCCTGGCGCGACGCGCTGGTGATCGCCGCCGTGGCCATGGCGCTCGCAGCCTTCACCGTCTTCACCGCCGACAGCCGCCGCATCGCGGCCTATTTCGTGCTGGGCTCGGTCGGTGCGTTCATCGCCTTCCCGCTGCTGGCCCGGCTGCTGATGCTGGCCGCGGCCAGGATCGGCAAGCCGAAGTATGC
This DNA window, taken from Reyranella humidisoli, encodes the following:
- a CDS encoding ABC transporter permease gives rise to the protein MSLAFRLARREMRSGLGGFRLFIACLALGVGAIAAILSFSRAVEEGLRADAREILGGDVAISLLYREATPEQMAFMREQGQMVRWLDSRAMARPTKSDGRPTLVQLKAVEPAYPLYGKIELADGGTLANAMGKRDGIWGAAVEESALRRMNMAPGDMLRIGDVAVEVRGIIAREPDRGLNAFASLGPRLMIPLDAAVESGLVQPGSLLTWEYRLRLPPGRSDRAVIEALKARFPDAGWRVRGLADAGGGIRFWLDRLTQFIGLIGLASLLVGGVGVGNAVSSFLAARLRTIATLKCMGAPERLVFATYFIQLAALTALGVGIGLVIGAALPFVAQSMIADVLPVRARVALYAGPLATAAGFGLLVSLLFALVPLMQARSVSAATLMRGAVVQQGGRLAWRDALVIAAVAMALAAFTVFTADSRRIAAYFVLGSVGAFIAFPLLARLLMLAAARIGKPKYAALRLALANLHRPGAPTPIVMLSLGLGLTVLVATALIEGNLREQLTQRIPGDAPAFFFVDIQSSQMPAFEKAIAAIPGAGALDKVPSLRGRIVKIGGKPIGEVAVPSDARWAVEGDRGVTYSATPPEGSRIVEGEWWPPDYRGPQLISFDENLAKQFGLGLGDTITVNILGRDIEAKIASLRRIVWTTLSINFVFVYSPGTLDKAPHTFLATVKSTPDAEDAIFKAVTDQFPNVTVVRIRDAIETAAGVLGNIGLASRVIGFLSILAGVLVLAGAMLATQRRRVHEAVVMKVLGATRARIAGTFAWEFAFLGLATAVAALGVGTLAAYLVVRRLMNLEWTFLPTVAVAVALGAMALTLAFGLAGTLAALRQRPLALLRNE